One genomic region from Glaciimonas sp. PAMC28666 encodes:
- the wrbA gene encoding NAD(P)H:quinone oxidoreductase: MSSPHTSNINNPKIIILVLYYSRHGATRKLAEFIAQGIDATAGCEARLRTVPAVSAVSEATESSIPEQGAPYVELVDLEQCAGLALGSPTRFGNMASAMKYFWDGTSAQWLGGTLAGKPACVFTSTGSLHGGQETTLLSMMTPLFHHGMLLMGLPYTLPELMTTSSGGTPYGASHWAGMNGTNPISAESRILAIAQGSRLAETARKLQGE, encoded by the coding sequence ATGAGCTCACCCCACACATCCAACATCAACAACCCCAAAATCATCATTTTGGTTTTGTATTATTCGCGCCATGGCGCGACCCGGAAACTGGCGGAATTTATCGCCCAAGGTATCGATGCCACAGCAGGCTGCGAAGCACGTTTGCGCACGGTCCCTGCGGTTTCTGCAGTGAGCGAGGCGACAGAATCTTCGATCCCGGAACAAGGCGCGCCGTATGTCGAGTTAGTGGATCTGGAGCAATGCGCCGGTTTGGCGTTAGGTTCACCAACGCGCTTCGGCAACATGGCGTCAGCCATGAAATATTTTTGGGATGGTACCAGTGCACAATGGCTTGGCGGAACCCTGGCCGGAAAGCCTGCTTGTGTCTTCACGTCCACCGGTAGTTTACACGGAGGCCAGGAAACGACGTTGCTGTCGATGATGACGCCACTCTTTCATCACGGCATGTTGCTGATGGGACTTCCCTACACGTTACCAGAATTGATGACCACCAGCAGCGGTGGCACACCTTACGGTGCCAGCCATTGGGCCGGAATGAATGGTACCAACCCGATCTCCGCGGAAAGCCGTATTCTGGCAATCGCGCAAGGCAGCCGACTGGCAGAGACTGCACGCAAACTGCAAGGAGAATGA
- a CDS encoding YihY family inner membrane protein, which produces MFPFKFSRLRGLSWDELRDLFRFAGRRLSEERLPQVASSLTFMTILALVPMLTIALAIFTAFPLFSTFRASLEAYFVHNLMPKGIANTILNNLNQFASKSASLSAVGGVALIVTTGMTMSTVDQVFNSIWRVKTQRPFIQRALVYWALVTLGPLLIGISITATSYLTEATNGLVISWLGKWFYTVMSVSLTTAAFTLLYVVVPNRFVNWRDAVWGGLFAGIAIEVAKRIFAVYVIKFPTYTVIYGALAALPIFLLWIYMLWMITLVGALVVAALPVIKHERWWHVPTPGSAFVDAMAVLQVLHHARIENASAAVSATQIRRATRLGFDESEHLLQQMLEEGWVGRLTRTLPRRLRWNRHALSHMDQWTLLANPDSLKLAEIYRLFVFNTASNAIDAPPLAKRVEETIELGLDQSLSRYFGQLSPNSS; this is translated from the coding sequence ATGTTTCCATTTAAATTTTCCAGACTGCGTGGTCTGTCATGGGACGAACTGCGCGACTTATTTCGTTTCGCCGGTCGTCGCCTGAGTGAAGAGCGCCTACCGCAAGTGGCCAGCAGTTTGACTTTTATGACCATTCTGGCGTTGGTCCCGATGCTGACCATCGCGCTGGCGATATTTACCGCTTTCCCGCTGTTCAGTACCTTCCGCGCATCGCTGGAGGCGTACTTCGTGCATAACCTGATGCCAAAAGGGATTGCCAATACGATTCTTAATAATCTCAATCAGTTCGCTAGCAAATCTGCCAGTCTATCGGCGGTCGGTGGTGTCGCCCTGATTGTGACGACGGGCATGACAATGTCCACTGTCGATCAGGTGTTTAATAGCATCTGGCGCGTTAAAACTCAGCGCCCCTTTATTCAACGCGCCCTCGTATATTGGGCGCTGGTAACATTGGGGCCTTTGCTCATTGGAATCTCGATCACCGCAACCTCTTATCTGACAGAGGCGACCAACGGTTTGGTGATTAGTTGGTTGGGAAAATGGTTTTACACTGTCATGTCGGTGTCGTTAACGACTGCGGCGTTCACTCTGTTGTACGTGGTGGTGCCGAACCGATTCGTCAACTGGCGTGATGCGGTGTGGGGTGGGTTGTTTGCCGGTATCGCTATTGAAGTCGCTAAGCGGATTTTCGCCGTTTATGTGATTAAATTTCCGACTTATACCGTCATTTACGGTGCCTTGGCCGCGCTTCCTATCTTTTTATTGTGGATTTATATGTTATGGATGATCACGCTGGTGGGCGCTTTAGTCGTGGCGGCGCTACCGGTGATTAAACACGAGCGGTGGTGGCATGTGCCGACACCGGGAAGTGCCTTTGTGGATGCGATGGCGGTGCTGCAGGTTCTGCATCATGCCAGAATCGAAAACGCATCCGCCGCGGTCAGTGCCACCCAGATTCGGCGTGCTACCAGACTGGGCTTTGACGAGTCCGAACATTTATTGCAGCAAATGCTGGAGGAGGGCTGGGTCGGACGTCTCACCAGAACGCTGCCCAGACGCTTGCGTTGGAACCGCCATGCGTTGTCACACATGGATCAATGGACCTTGTTAGCTAATCCCGATAGTTTGAAATTAGCAGAGATCTATCGTTTGTTTGTCTTTAATACTGCATCGAACGCTATTGATGCGCCACCGTTGGCAAAGCGGGTTGAGGAAACGATTGAGTTAGGGCTGGATCAGTCTTTATCGCGCTATTTTGGGCAATTATCGCCAAATTCGTCGTGA
- a CDS encoding DUF2069 domain-containing protein translates to MTKDAKKDTENNLDLNSNGSTTIESQASAQLRLCQWYYFGTCGSLLALIALCVAWELFLAPLRPGGSWMVLKVIPLLLPLRGILKRDIYTMQWSSMLILIYFAEGIVRATSDSNHLSAMLGGAEVALTCLFFVCSILYLRPYKKVAKAVAKAAIEKASRSRSM, encoded by the coding sequence ATGACCAAAGACGCCAAAAAAGACACCGAAAATAATCTTGACCTCAATTCAAACGGGTCAACCACGATTGAATCGCAAGCCTCGGCCCAGTTGCGACTATGCCAGTGGTATTACTTCGGCACCTGCGGGAGCTTACTGGCATTGATCGCACTGTGCGTCGCCTGGGAATTGTTTTTGGCACCTTTGCGACCAGGCGGCTCCTGGATGGTGCTGAAGGTTATTCCTCTTTTGCTGCCGTTGCGCGGCATTCTGAAACGCGACATCTATACGATGCAATGGTCGTCCATGCTTATTTTGATTTATTTTGCAGAAGGCATCGTCCGCGCAACCAGCGACAGCAATCATCTCTCGGCGATGCTGGGAGGGGCTGAAGTGGCGTTGACCTGTCTGTTTTTTGTTTGCTCAATTTTATATTTGCGGCCTTACAAAAAAGTGGCAAAAGCGGTCGCGAAGGCAGCGATTGAAAAAGCTTCCCGCTCCCGATCGATGTAG